From Macaca mulatta isolate MMU2019108-1 chromosome 3, T2T-MMU8v2.0, whole genome shotgun sequence, the proteins below share one genomic window:
- the ZNF398 gene encoding zinc finger protein 398 isoform X2, giving the protein MKGNYESLISMDYAINQPDVLSQIQPEGEHNTEDQAGPEESEIPADPSEEPGISTSDILSWIKQEEEPQVGAPPESKESDVYKSTYADEELVIKAEGLARSSLCPEVPVPFSSPPATAKDAFSDVAFKSQQSTSMTPFGRPATDLPEASEGQVTFTQLGSYPLPPPVGEQVFSCHHCGKSLSQDMLLTHQCSHATEHPLPCAQCPKHFTPQVDLSSTSQDHASETPPTCPHCARTFTHPSRLTYHLRVHNSTERPFPCPDCPKRFADQARLTSHRRAHASERPFRCAQCGRSFSLKISLLLHQRGHAQERPFSCPQCGIDFNGHSALIRHQMIHTGERPYPCTDCSKSFMRKEHLLNHRRLHTGERPFSCPHCGKSFIRKHHLMKHQRIHTGERPYPCSYCGRSFRYKQTLKDHLRSGHNGGCGGDSDPSGQPPDPPGPLITGLETSGLSVNTEGLEANQWYGEGSGGGVL; this is encoded by the exons ATGAAAGGCAACTATGAGTCTCTCATCTCCATGG ATTATGCTATAAATCAACCTGATGTCTTATCTCAGATTCAACCAGAAGGGGAACATAATACAGAGGACCAGGCAGGGCCAGAGGAAAGTGAGATTCCCGCAGACCCCAGTGAAG AGCCTGGTATTTCAACATCAGATATTCTGTCTTGGATTAAACAAGAAGAAGAGCCTCAGGTTGGGGCCCCACCGGAGTCCAAGGAAAGTGACGTATACAAAAGCACTTATGCTG ATGAAGAGCTTGTCATCAAAGCTGAAGGCCTTGCTAGATCCTCGTTGTGCCCTGAAGTTCCAGTCCCTTTCTCTTCTCCACCAGCAACAGCAAAGGATGCTTTTTCAGATGTGGCTTTCAAAAGCCAGCAGTCTACATCCATGACACCTTTTGGACGTCCAGCCACTGACCTGCCTGAAGCCTCTGAGGGACAAGTGACTTTTACTCAGTTGGGTAGCTatcccctcccacctccagtTGGCGAGCAGGTGTTCTCATGCCACCACTGTGGCAAGAGTCTCAGCCAAGACATGTTGCTGACCCACCAATGTAGCCACGCTACTGAGCACCCCTTACCCTGTGCCCAGTGCCCTAAGCACTTTACTCCACAGGTGGACCTCAGCAGCACCTCCCAGGACCATGCCAGTGAGACGCCCCCCACCTGCCCACACTGTGCCAGGACTTTTACTCACCCATCAAGACTTACCTACCATCTTCGGGTCCATAACAGCACTGAGCGTCCTTTCCCCTGTCCTGATTGCCCCAAGCGCTTTGCTGACCAAGCTCGACTCACCAGCCACCGGAGAGCTCATGCAAGCGAAAGGCCCTTCCGCTGTGCCCAGTGCGGCAGGAGCTTCAGCTTGAAAATCAGCCTCCTGCTCCACCAGCGGGGTCATGCACAAGAGCGccctttctcctgccctcagTGTGGCATTGACTTCAACGGCCACTCGGCCCTTATCCGTCACCAGATGATCCACACAGGCGAGCGTCCTTACCCCTGCACTGACTGCAGTAAGAGCTTCATGCGCAAGGAGCACCTGCTGAACCACCGGCGGCTGCACACGGGCGAGCGGCCCTTCAGTTGTCCTCACTGTGGCAAGAGCTTCATCCGCAAGCACCACCTCATGAAACACCAGCGCATCCACACCGGGGAGCGGCCCTACCCCTGCTCCTACTGTGGCAGGAGCTTCCGCTACAAGCAGACACTCAAGGACCACCTGCGTTCGGGCCACAATGGAGGCTGTGGCGGTGATAGTGACCCATCGGGTCAGCCCCCCGACCCACCAGGTCCCCTCATAACTGGGCTTGAAACTTCTGGCCTGAGTGTCAACACTGAAGGTCTAGAGGCCAACCAGTGGTATGGGGAAGGGAGTGGAGGGGGAGTTTTGTAA